The DNA segment AGAAGCCGGGCTCTGACCGGTATAGAGTTTGACATCCCGGCTGTCGGTGGCGCTGTTCCAGCGGTAGGCACTGTCACCACCACCCCAGTTTTTTGTGGCAAAGTTGCGGTTGAGATCGACACCGCGTGCATTGCAACGGGTACCGAGTTGACAGCCGTCGGGATTGACCGCCAGTATCACATGGTGGCGGAGCTGGTCTGGGGCCAAAGAGCGCAGGGCACAGGACAGAGTGACAACTGCGACGATTTCATCGCCGTGGGTGCCGGCCAAAACCAGGCCGTGTGTATTGCCGGATTGGGCGGGAAAGTATAGTAATGGGGCACCTAGTGCGCTGTGGCCGTACAGCACCCTGTCAAGGTGCAGTTGGCCGCGCTCGGGGCGCGGGCGCAGTTTGGACATCGTTAACCCTTTACACAGATTTACACCCCGCAGCAGAACTTTCGTGCCTAAATCGCCACTAAATCGTTACTGATCGTCCTACAAGGGGGCCTTGATAAGCGATGGCAAGCCCTGGAGGGAACTCAAATTCCACAGGTTTCATATTAGAAGGGATCAATAAGGGTAACAAACCTATGATTAAACGCTGTACGCAATATCTCCTGCTGTTCTGTCTGTTGGTAGTAACGGGCACGGCCAGTGCCCGAGGTCTGCCTGAACTGACCGAACTGATCGAGGAAAATTCGCCCGCAGTGGTGAAGATCAATACACTGGATCGCAGCCGTGTGGCGCGTGGCAATAATGCGCCACAATTCCAACAGGATATTCCCGATATCTTTCGTCACCTGTTTGAGCCGCGCCGGCGCCAGCAGCGCCCGGTAGCCAGTATGGGTTCCGGCTTTATCATCTCCGATGATGGGTACATCGTGACCAATAACCACGTGGTGAGTGGTGCGGACCAAGTCACCGTCACCCTGACCGATCGCCGCGAGTATGAGGCCGAAGTGATTGGCACCGATGTGCGCTCGGATCTGGCGCTGCTCAAAATAGACGCCGATGACCTCACAGCCGCGCGCTGGGGGGATTCAGAAGAACTGCAGGTGGGAGAATGGGTTGTCGCCATCGGCTCGCCATTTGGCCTGGACTACTCCGCCAGTGCCGGCATTGTCAGCGCTATGGGACGCAGTATCCCCAATGAGAGCCGTGAGAACTATGTACCGTTTATCCAGACAGATGTGGCGATTAACCCGGGCAATTCCGGCGGTCCGCTATTTAATCTGGAAGGGCGGGTTGTTGGCATCAATTCCCAGATCTACACCCGCAGCGGTGGCTCAATCGGTCTCTCCTTTGCCATTCCGGCCAGTCTCGCCCAGGATGTAGTGGCACAGTTGAAAGAGAAAGGGCGTGTAGACCGCGGCTGGCTGGGCGTGGGCATCCGCAACGTGGACCGGGATATGGCTGAAGCGATGGGGCTGGACAAGCCGGTTGGGGCACTGGTAGAACAGGTCAGCCCCGGCGCGCCCGCTGCCGAGGCCGGGATTATGCCTGGAGACGTTATCACTCGCTTCAACGGTCAGAGAATTGGTGTACACGGCGATCTGCCCCATTTGGTTGGCCAACTCCGCCCCGGCACCGAAGTTTCGCTGGAACTGATGCGTAACCGCAAGTCTGAGAAGCTCAAAGTGATCGTTGGTACCCTGCCGGGCGCCGATGATGAGGGCGTACAGGCCACGGTCAAGCCAAGCTCGATTATCGGTGGGCGCCTGGGCATTGTGGTTGAACAGATCCCTGAGGGCGTGAAGCAACGCTGGAATGTGGATACCGGTGTACTGGTCAAACAGGTTGTCCCGGGTAAGCCGGGCGCCAAAGCCGGTCTGCGCAGTGGTGACATTATCGCCCAGTTGGGATTTGAAGAAGTGGGGGACATGGAGGATTATAAAACTGTGGTTAAGGAACTCCCCAAAAATGAGCTGTTGCCGATCCGCTTCTTCCGCTCGGGCCAGTCAACTTTCCGCACGATTAAGATTGAAAGCTGAGAACCGGGGTCGAATGGTGGCCGAATAGGCCGCCTGCCTCTCACCTCGGACCACGAGTTCTGTTAGACTTGCGCCACACAGTTGGTATGCCTGCCAACTAATTGTCTGATTTTAAAGGGTTTTTATTCCGTAGTGGCCACAGATCTATCCCATATCCGCAATTTCTCCATCATTGCCCATATCGACCACGGAAAATCTACCCTGGCTGACCGTTTCATCCAGGAATGTGGCGGCCTCTCCGATCGCGAAATGGCCGAACAAGTACTGGATAGTATGGAGCTGGAGCGGGAGCGGGGGATCACCATCAAAGCCCAGAGTGTCACGCTCGACTACAGGGCGCGGGATGGCAAGACGTATCAGTTGAATTTTATTGATACCCCGGGGCACGTGGACTTCTCCTATGAGGTCTCCCGATCCCTGGCGGCCTGTGAGGGTGCGCTATTGGTGGTGGATGCGGCCCAGGGCGTAGAAGCGCAGTCGGTTGCCAATTGCTACACCGCGATTGAGCAGGGTCTGGAAGTCATTCCGGTACTCAATAAGATGGACTTGCCCCAGGCGGACCCGGATAGGGTCGTCGAGGAAATCGAAGACATTATTGGCATAGCTGCCAGTGAGGCTACGCGCTGCAGCGCCAAATCCGGCATGGGTGTGCAAGAGGTGCTGGAGGATCTGGTGCGCCTGGTGCCGCCACCGGAAGGAGATGTGGGGGCGCCGCTGCAGGCGCTGATCATTGATTCCTGGTTCGACAGCTACCTCGGAGTAGTGTCTCTGGTTCGCGTGATGCAAGGTACCTTGAAAGCCAAAGACAAAATTGTTACCAAGTCTATTGGTCGTGCTCATGTGGTGGACAGTGTCGGCATTTTTACCCCGAAGCGCTGTGAGACTGGTGTGCTGCGTGCCGGAGAGGTGGGCTTTGTGGTGGCCGGCATTAAAGATATTCACGGCGCACCTGTGGGTGACACCCTGACCCATGCCAAGGGTGCGCAGGACATAGCGATGCTGCCGGGGTTTCAGAAGGTCAAACCGCAAGTGTATGCGGGCCTGTTCCCGGTCAGTTCCGATGACTACGAGGCTTTTCGCGATGCCTTGGAGAAGCTGTCTCTCAACGATGCCTCCCTGTTTTACGAACCGGAAACCTCCGATGCCCTTGGTTTTGGTTTTCGTTGTGGTTTTCTCGGTATGCTGCATATGGAGATTATCCAGGAGCGCCTGGAGCGGGAATATGATCTGGATCTGATTACCACTGCACCCACCGTGGTGTATGCCGTAGAACAGAATAATGGCGACGTGGTCATGGTGGATAACCCGTCGCGGCTGCCGGATGTGGGCAGCATTCGGGAAATGCGCGAACCGATTGCGGAAGTAAATATCCTGGTGCCCCAGGAGTACCTGGGTAATGTGATCACCCTCTGTGTGGAGAAACGCGGTATACAGAGGGATATGCAGTACGTGGGTACCCAGGTGTCCCTGCGCTATGAGTTGCCCTTGGGCGAAGTGGTGATGGACTTCTTCGATCGCCTCAAGTCAGTGAGCCGCGGATTTGCTTCGTTGGATTACAGTTTTGTGCGCTTTGAAGCAGCAAAACTGGTGCGCTTGGATATCCTCATTAATGGGGATCGTGTAGATGCCCTGGCCCTGATCGCGCATCGCGAAAACGCTCAACAGAAAGGGCGCGCAATGGCGGAAAAAATGAAGGAACTGATACCGCGGCAGATGTTTGATGTGGCTATTCAGGCGGCGATCGGTGGTCAGGTAGTGGCGAGAACCACCGTAAAAGCTCTGCGCAAGAATGTGACTGCGAAATGTTATGGCGGCGACGTCACACGCAAGAAGAAACTGCTGGAGAAACAAAAAGCGGGTAAACGCCGTATGAAGCAACTCGGCCGTGTCGAAGTGCCCCAGGAGGCCTTCCTGGCGGTACTGAAAGTGGATCAATAGGGCGCAGCCGGTGCTTGATTCCGAGATTTGGGGATAATAGAGAATAGTGATGGATATTAATTTGCCTTTGATTCTGCTCTGGCTGGTTGTCGTCAGCGGTGGAATCTGGTTGGTCGACAGCCTGTTTTTTGCCCGCCGCCGGAGGAAGAAGACAGGCAGGAAGCGTGAAGACCCGGTTGTAGTGGAATATGCCAAGTCGTTTTTCCCGATTTTGGCCATTGTCTTCGTGCTGCGCTCTTTTATTCTGGAGCCCTTTCAGATTCCGTCTGCCTCTATGGTGCCCACCTTGCAGATCGGCGATTTTATCCTGGTCAACAAATATGCCTACGGCCTGCGCCTGCCGGTTTCGCGCACCAAGGTAGTGGATATTGGCGAGCCGCAACGCGGGGATGTGATGGTGTTTTTTCCACCACATATGAACGATACCTATTTTATCAAGCGGGTGATCGGCTTGCCCGGTGACAGGATCGAATTGAAGAACAACATGCTCTATGTGAATGGCGAACTGGCGCCACAGGAGCTGATTCAGGCGTTACCCCCGGCAAATCCGCAAGTGGAAATTCTGTGGGAAAACCTCTACGGCCGGCGCCACCTGATGGCGAAAAATGTGCACCCGGGCAAATACGGTGATTTCAGTGGTACTGTCCCGGAAGGCCATTATTTTATGATGGGCGACAATCGGGACAACAGTCTTGACAGCCGTGCCTGGGGCTTTGTGCCCGAGCGGGATATTGTGGGCAAGGCTTTTGCCATCTGGATGCACTGGGACAAACTGTTCAGTTTACCCAGTTTCGAGCGTGTGGGGTCCATCCAGTAATAAAAACCGGCCGGCTGTGCACCGGGTATCGGCGAGGAGAATTGAAGGCATCATGGGTAATACTACGCATTATTCGTTTCAATACCAGCGCGGTATGAGTTACTGGGGTTGGTTGTTGCTTGTGGCAGTGCTGGGTTTTGTCCTGACCTGCGCATCCAGGATGGCACCCGCCTATCTTGATGCACGCTACGTGACAGAAGGGCTGAAGATATTGGCTGAAAACCCGGATCTGGAAACTATGTCGGCGGGCCAGATCAAGAAAGAACTGGGCCGCTTCTTTCTAATCAACAATGTGCGTGGTGAGCCCACCGAGGCACTGCAGGTTGTTCGCGGTGCAAAGGGTACGCTGGTCAGCATCAATTACGAGTTGCGCCAACCACTGATATACAATGTGGATGTGGTGATGAAATTTAACAAACAGCTCAATACGGCCAGTCCCGAGCTGTGCTGCGATGCGCTGGTGGATCTGGAGCAATTTCGCAAACGTGACTGATCTTTTACTGGAACGCCTGGGCAAGCGTCTCGGCCACAGGTTCAGGCAGGATGCATTGCTGGAGCTGGCGTTGACACACCGCTCCCATGGTAGCCGCAATAACGAACGCCTGGAGTTTCTCGGAGACTCTATTCTCGGTTTTATCATCGGCGCGGCGCTTTACGAGCGGTTTCCCAAGGGACGGGAGGGGCAGTTGAGCCATTTGCGCGCGCAACTGGTCAGTGGTGAGACACTGGCGAAACTGGCACTTGAACTGGAGATTGGCGACTGCCTGCGTCTTGGCGAAGGGGAGATGAAAAGTGGCGGTTGCCG comes from the Microbulbifer sp. MI-G genome and includes:
- the lepA gene encoding translation elongation factor 4 → MATDLSHIRNFSIIAHIDHGKSTLADRFIQECGGLSDREMAEQVLDSMELERERGITIKAQSVTLDYRARDGKTYQLNFIDTPGHVDFSYEVSRSLAACEGALLVVDAAQGVEAQSVANCYTAIEQGLEVIPVLNKMDLPQADPDRVVEEIEDIIGIAASEATRCSAKSGMGVQEVLEDLVRLVPPPEGDVGAPLQALIIDSWFDSYLGVVSLVRVMQGTLKAKDKIVTKSIGRAHVVDSVGIFTPKRCETGVLRAGEVGFVVAGIKDIHGAPVGDTLTHAKGAQDIAMLPGFQKVKPQVYAGLFPVSSDDYEAFRDALEKLSLNDASLFYEPETSDALGFGFRCGFLGMLHMEIIQERLEREYDLDLITTAPTVVYAVEQNNGDVVMVDNPSRLPDVGSIREMREPIAEVNILVPQEYLGNVITLCVEKRGIQRDMQYVGTQVSLRYELPLGEVVMDFFDRLKSVSRGFASLDYSFVRFEAAKLVRLDILINGDRVDALALIAHRENAQQKGRAMAEKMKELIPRQMFDVAIQAAIGGQVVARTTVKALRKNVTAKCYGGDVTRKKKLLEKQKAGKRRMKQLGRVEVPQEAFLAVLKVDQ
- a CDS encoding DUF4845 domain-containing protein, with the translated sequence MGNTTHYSFQYQRGMSYWGWLLLVAVLGFVLTCASRMAPAYLDARYVTEGLKILAENPDLETMSAGQIKKELGRFFLINNVRGEPTEALQVVRGAKGTLVSINYELRQPLIYNVDVVMKFNKQLNTASPELCCDALVDLEQFRKRD
- a CDS encoding Do family serine endopeptidase; the encoded protein is MIKRCTQYLLLFCLLVVTGTASARGLPELTELIEENSPAVVKINTLDRSRVARGNNAPQFQQDIPDIFRHLFEPRRRQQRPVASMGSGFIISDDGYIVTNNHVVSGADQVTVTLTDRREYEAEVIGTDVRSDLALLKIDADDLTAARWGDSEELQVGEWVVAIGSPFGLDYSASAGIVSAMGRSIPNESRENYVPFIQTDVAINPGNSGGPLFNLEGRVVGINSQIYTRSGGSIGLSFAIPASLAQDVVAQLKEKGRVDRGWLGVGIRNVDRDMAEAMGLDKPVGALVEQVSPGAPAAEAGIMPGDVITRFNGQRIGVHGDLPHLVGQLRPGTEVSLELMRNRKSEKLKVIVGTLPGADDEGVQATVKPSSIIGGRLGIVVEQIPEGVKQRWNVDTGVLVKQVVPGKPGAKAGLRSGDIIAQLGFEEVGDMEDYKTVVKELPKNELLPIRFFRSGQSTFRTIKIES
- the mpaA gene encoding murein tripeptide amidase MpaA — its product is MSKLRPRPERGQLHLDRVLYGHSALGAPLLYFPAQSGNTHGLVLAGTHGDEIVAVVTLSCALRSLAPDQLRHHVILAVNPDGCQLGTRCNARGVDLNRNFATKNWGGGDSAYRWNSATDSRDVKLYTGQSPASEPETRALCQLIAKLQPAWAVSIHEPLACVEDPGTSDLGNWLASRFQLPLVKDVGYQTPGSFGTWCAQQALPCITLEFPPISPDAASEKYLHPLVGLISYDQ
- the lepB gene encoding signal peptidase I, with translation MDINLPLILLWLVVVSGGIWLVDSLFFARRRRKKTGRKREDPVVVEYAKSFFPILAIVFVLRSFILEPFQIPSASMVPTLQIGDFILVNKYAYGLRLPVSRTKVVDIGEPQRGDVMVFFPPHMNDTYFIKRVIGLPGDRIELKNNMLYVNGELAPQELIQALPPANPQVEILWENLYGRRHLMAKNVHPGKYGDFSGTVPEGHYFMMGDNRDNSLDSRAWGFVPERDIVGKAFAIWMHWDKLFSLPSFERVGSIQ